One region of Polynucleobacter paneuropaeus genomic DNA includes:
- a CDS encoding ExbD/TolR family protein — MSFNVQNDQNEDSIMSEINMTPMVDVMLVLLIIFIITLPVIQQAVKVDLPKANSVRNEVKPESVQVSIDAKGQIYWNSTPVTLKAYNENADKASQEDPQPEINLRADKSVQYDYVAKVLAASKRAGLTKLGFITEPD, encoded by the coding sequence ATGTCTTTTAACGTTCAGAACGATCAAAACGAAGATAGCATCATGTCGGAGATCAATATGACGCCGATGGTAGACGTCATGTTGGTACTCTTGATCATCTTCATCATTACGCTCCCCGTAATTCAGCAGGCAGTGAAAGTCGATTTGCCCAAAGCCAATAGCGTGCGCAATGAAGTCAAGCCTGAATCAGTTCAAGTATCGATTGATGCTAAGGGTCAAATCTATTGGAATAGCACTCCGGTTACCCTAAAAGCCTATAACGAAAATGCAGACAAAGCATCGCAAGAAGATCCACAACCTGAAATTAACTTGCGGGCTGATAAATCAGTGCAATACGATTATGTCGCTAAGGTATTGGCTGCCTCCAAAAGAGCGGGCCTTACAAAGTTGGGCTTTATTACTGAGCCGGATTAA
- a CDS encoding MotA/TolQ/ExbB proton channel family protein has translation MHTPFGIANLWITGDFATRFVGIILLTCSIVTWVILFNHLWDLRKLRKLMPEVERFWRATSYEDGLHSFSNGSFNPYYKIAKEASSASIHHQSQSTNHRELLQTLNYSEWMARSIKNSIDGVAAQFQKGLTFLGSTGAIAPFVGLFGTVWGIYHALISISSSGSAQIDQVAGPIGEALIMTALGLSVAIPAVLSFNAINRANKLQIADLNRFGNDLLAYFVTGARVKSGE, from the coding sequence ATGCATACTCCATTTGGCATCGCTAATCTTTGGATCACAGGTGACTTCGCTACGCGCTTTGTCGGCATCATTTTGTTGACATGCTCGATCGTGACCTGGGTCATTCTTTTTAATCACCTCTGGGATCTACGCAAACTCCGCAAGCTCATGCCTGAAGTAGAACGCTTTTGGCGTGCCACTTCGTATGAGGATGGTCTCCATAGCTTTAGTAATGGCAGCTTTAATCCCTATTACAAGATTGCTAAGGAAGCTTCATCGGCATCGATCCACCATCAAAGTCAATCCACCAATCATCGCGAGTTACTCCAAACTCTGAACTACTCTGAGTGGATGGCCCGCAGCATCAAAAATAGTATCGATGGTGTGGCGGCGCAATTTCAGAAGGGGTTAACTTTTTTGGGATCAACTGGCGCGATTGCTCCATTCGTAGGCTTATTTGGAACGGTATGGGGCATCTATCACGCCTTGATTTCAATCAGTAGCTCAGGTAGTGCGCAGATCGATCAAGTTGCCGGTCCGATCGGTGAAGCTTTGATCATGACTGCACTCGGCTTATCGGTAGCGATCCCAGCAGTTCTGAGCTTTAACGCGATCAATCGTGCCAATAAATTGCAAATTGCCGATCTAAATCGCTTTGGTAACGATCTATTGGCTTATTTCGTGACCGGTGCACGCGTGAAGTCCGGAGAATAA
- a CDS encoding energy transducer TonB has product MGTLLNRLDAHLPFNKTERTIILIVLLMHCLPLLSLLKFHFTADTPDEERVAVNLVSPAAAPPAASKPVTPPPKPAKPPTPPSPKPQPKEKTTQDKSSQTPKPPQTQQQSSPPAPQSSQQAPSSTPPNAAVAPASAPGATGTPIQTDIGKLEVVYEPDADAYYPSFSKRSGEQGAVVVRLIIDQAGNVEDVALLRSSNFPRLDRAAEEIGQRYRFKPYLVNGVPSRISTNLLIKFNLKN; this is encoded by the coding sequence ATGGGAACTCTACTCAATCGCCTCGATGCACATCTGCCGTTTAACAAAACGGAACGTACGATCATTTTGATTGTGCTCTTGATGCATTGCTTGCCTTTGCTCAGTCTTCTGAAATTTCATTTCACTGCAGATACTCCAGACGAAGAACGTGTCGCAGTGAATCTAGTCTCACCAGCAGCGGCGCCTCCTGCTGCTTCAAAACCTGTAACGCCTCCCCCAAAACCCGCTAAGCCACCAACCCCGCCATCACCTAAGCCGCAGCCCAAAGAGAAAACGACTCAAGATAAATCCAGTCAAACTCCTAAGCCACCGCAAACTCAGCAACAAAGTTCTCCGCCGGCGCCTCAGAGCAGTCAACAGGCTCCAAGCAGCACCCCGCCCAATGCTGCTGTAGCACCTGCGTCTGCGCCAGGAGCAACTGGTACTCCGATTCAAACTGACATTGGTAAACTCGAAGTCGTTTATGAGCCTGATGCAGATGCCTACTACCCTTCCTTCTCTAAACGTTCAGGAGAGCAAGGCGCTGTGGTGGTTCGTCTCATTATTGATCAAGCAGGGAATGTAGAAGATGTCGCCCTACTTCGTTCTAGTAATTTTCCTCGCTTAGATCGTGCTGCAGAAGAGATCGGGCAACGTTATCGTTTCAAGCCGTATTTAGTCAATGGTGTACCTAGCAGAATTTCTACCAACCTTTTAATCAAATTCAATCTGAAAAATTAA
- the murI gene encoding glutamate racemase — MALIGVFDSGVGGLSILDEALHQLPEHDYIYLADSANAPYGEKSSEWISARSLALCRHLVQEGCDAIVVACNTATAEAIAKIRTELSEIPIIGVEPGIKPAAMQTQNGIVGVLATEATLNSDKFNALLATLPAHCRIIKQAGAGLVPLIEAGSADDSKTLELLATHLLPIQEAGADTLVLGCTHYPFLRQSIRMLLGESITLIDTSEAVVRQLKRQLEAKYPRKQDWANTDAGSVCFISSKDETKLLKMAEELMSTDLQAHRLSAALLSDLRS; from the coding sequence TTGGCACTCATCGGCGTATTTGATTCTGGTGTAGGGGGCTTATCCATTTTGGATGAAGCCCTTCATCAATTGCCAGAGCATGACTATATCTACCTAGCGGACTCTGCTAACGCGCCTTATGGTGAAAAATCCAGTGAGTGGATCAGCGCTAGAAGTCTTGCGCTATGTCGTCACTTAGTGCAAGAAGGCTGTGATGCGATTGTGGTGGCTTGCAATACCGCTACTGCGGAAGCGATTGCGAAGATTCGAACGGAATTGAGTGAGATCCCCATCATTGGGGTTGAGCCAGGTATCAAACCTGCGGCGATGCAAACTCAAAATGGAATTGTCGGCGTCTTAGCTACGGAAGCCACTCTCAATAGCGATAAGTTCAATGCCTTACTTGCCACCTTACCTGCTCACTGTCGAATCATTAAACAGGCTGGGGCTGGTTTAGTGCCCTTAATTGAAGCAGGCTCTGCAGATGATTCTAAAACGCTTGAGCTTTTAGCCACCCATTTACTACCGATTCAAGAAGCGGGTGCTGATACTCTGGTTTTAGGTTGTACGCACTACCCTTTTCTGCGGCAATCGATTCGAATGCTCTTGGGAGAGTCGATTACGCTGATAGATACCAGTGAAGCAGTAGTTCGCCAGCTTAAGCGGCAGCTTGAGGCAAAATATCCTCGAAAGCAGGATTGGGCTAATACGGATGCTGGCTCAGTCTGTTTTATAAGCAGTAAGGATGAAACAAAACTATTGAAAATGGCTGAAGAATTGATGTCAACTGATTTACAAGCCCATCGTCTTAGTGCTGCTCTCTTAAGCGATCTAAGGTCTTAA
- a CDS encoding fumarate hydratase, with protein sequence MTKIKQNDLIQSIADAFQFISYYHPKDFIQAMGRAYELEQGAAAKDAIAQILTNSRMCAEGHRPMCQDTGIAVVFLKIGMNVQWADASMSVSDMVNEGVRRAYLNPDNTLRASVLADPAGKRRNTGDNTPAVIHYEIVPGDDVEVICAAKGGGSENKAKMVMLNPSDSIVDWVLKTVPTMGAGWCPPGILGIGIGGTPEKAMLLAKESLMGPVDIQELIASGPKNRVDELRLELYEKVNKLGIGAQGLGGLATVLDVKILDYPTHAASLPVAMIPNCAATRHIHFHLHGDGPAVFEKPSLSDWPAVTWTPDAQKSKRVNLDTLTPEEVANWKLGDTLLLNGKILTGRDAAHKRIQDMLAKGEELPVSFKNRVIYYVGPVDPVRDEVVGPAGPTTSTRMDKFTEMMLAKTGLIAMIGKAERGPVAIEAIKKHHSAYLMAVGGAAYLVSKAIQKSRVLAFADLGMEAIYEFEVKDMPVTVAVDSQGLSMHIEGPKEWSAKIGNIPVTIA encoded by the coding sequence ATGACTAAGATCAAACAAAACGACCTCATCCAAAGCATTGCGGATGCCTTTCAGTTCATCTCCTACTACCACCCTAAGGACTTTATTCAGGCCATGGGTCGTGCTTATGAACTCGAGCAAGGGGCCGCCGCTAAAGACGCAATTGCTCAGATTTTGACGAATAGTCGGATGTGTGCTGAAGGTCATCGTCCGATGTGTCAGGACACCGGCATTGCCGTGGTCTTTCTAAAAATTGGCATGAATGTGCAATGGGCAGATGCCAGCATGAGTGTGAGCGATATGGTGAATGAAGGCGTGCGTCGCGCCTATCTCAACCCCGACAATACCTTGCGCGCTTCAGTGTTAGCAGATCCCGCTGGTAAACGTCGTAATACTGGCGACAACACACCTGCAGTCATCCATTATGAAATCGTACCCGGCGATGATGTCGAAGTAATTTGCGCAGCCAAAGGGGGCGGATCTGAGAACAAGGCCAAGATGGTGATGCTCAATCCTTCTGACTCAATCGTCGACTGGGTTTTGAAAACCGTTCCCACCATGGGTGCCGGTTGGTGCCCTCCGGGTATTTTAGGAATTGGTATTGGGGGCACTCCAGAAAAAGCAATGCTGCTTGCCAAAGAATCATTGATGGGACCCGTTGATATTCAAGAGCTGATCGCTAGTGGTCCAAAGAACCGCGTTGACGAACTCCGTCTTGAGCTCTATGAGAAGGTCAATAAACTGGGCATTGGTGCGCAAGGCCTAGGTGGTTTAGCCACCGTACTTGATGTGAAGATCCTGGACTATCCAACGCATGCTGCTTCATTACCCGTTGCCATGATTCCGAACTGTGCAGCGACTCGCCATATTCATTTCCACTTACATGGTGATGGCCCTGCAGTATTTGAGAAGCCATCTTTGTCTGATTGGCCTGCTGTCACCTGGACTCCAGATGCTCAAAAGTCCAAACGCGTTAATCTCGATACCCTTACGCCAGAAGAAGTGGCTAACTGGAAACTCGGTGACACACTGTTATTGAATGGCAAAATTTTGACAGGTCGTGATGCTGCTCACAAGCGCATTCAGGACATGCTCGCTAAAGGTGAAGAACTTCCTGTGAGTTTTAAGAACCGCGTAATCTATTACGTTGGCCCAGTTGATCCTGTCCGAGATGAAGTTGTTGGTCCAGCCGGCCCCACCACTTCGACGCGAATGGATAAATTTACTGAGATGATGCTTGCAAAGACTGGACTTATTGCCATGATTGGTAAAGCCGAACGAGGCCCAGTAGCGATTGAAGCCATTAAAAAACATCACTCCGCGTATCTGATGGCGGTTGGGGGCGCAGCTTATCTCGTCTCTAAAGCAATTCAAAAGTCACGCGTTCTGGCTTTTGCTGATCTAGGCATGGAAGCAATTTATGAGTTCGAAGTAAAAGATATGCCCGTCACAGTCGCAGTAGATTCTCAGGGCCTATCGATGCATATCGAAGGACCTAAAGAGTGGTCGGCAAAGATCGGTAATATCCCGGTCACGATCGCTTAA
- the acs gene encoding acetate--CoA ligase, translating into MEPLMHENRVFHPPEDFVKGAAIPGMEAYNKLCAEAEKDYEGFWGRLAKENIYWKKPFTKVLDESKPPFYKWFEDGLTNASYNCLDVNIQKGNGAKKAIIFEADDGTVTEATYQDLLDRVCKMANALRKMGIKSGDRVIIYMSMSIEGIVAMQACARIGATHSVVFGGFSAKSLQERIVDVGAVAVITADEQLRGGKALPLKVIVDEALALGECEKVKNVIVYKRTGGNIPMTAGRDSWMHDVVANESTTCEPEWVSAEHPLFVLYTSGSTGKPKGVQHSTGGYLLWAILTMKWTFDIKPSDIFWCTADIGWVTGHSYITYGPLAVGCTEIVFEGVPTYPNAGRFWDMIAKHQATIFYTAPTAIRSLIKAASGDESIHPKNYDLSSLRLLGSVGEPINPEAWMWYYEHVGGSRCPIADTFWQTETGGHMISPMPGATPMIPGSCTLPLPGIMAAIVDEAGHDVPNGSGGILVVKRPWPSMIRTIWNDADRFVKSYFPEELGGTLYLAGDGAIRNKDTGYFTITGRIDDVLNVSGHRMGTMEIESCLVANPLVAEAAVVGRPDDMTGEAICAFVVLKGGRPTGDEAKKIATELRNWVGKEIGPIAKPKDVRFGDNLPKTRSGKIMRRLLRVIAKGEEVTQDTSTLENPAILDQLKQSL; encoded by the coding sequence ATGGAACCATTAATGCACGAAAACCGTGTTTTTCACCCACCCGAGGATTTTGTTAAGGGTGCCGCCATTCCTGGCATGGAAGCTTATAACAAGCTTTGTGCCGAGGCCGAGAAAGATTACGAAGGTTTTTGGGGGCGCCTAGCTAAAGAGAATATCTATTGGAAAAAACCCTTTACCAAAGTTTTAGATGAATCCAAACCACCTTTTTATAAGTGGTTTGAAGATGGGCTAACCAATGCCTCTTATAACTGTTTGGATGTCAATATTCAAAAAGGGAATGGCGCTAAAAAAGCGATCATTTTTGAAGCAGACGATGGCACTGTAACCGAGGCCACTTATCAAGATTTACTCGATCGTGTTTGCAAAATGGCCAACGCTTTGCGCAAGATGGGTATCAAGTCTGGCGATCGTGTCATTATTTATATGTCGATGTCAATCGAAGGCATTGTTGCTATGCAAGCCTGCGCACGGATTGGCGCAACCCACTCCGTTGTCTTCGGCGGTTTCTCTGCCAAATCCTTGCAAGAGCGAATTGTTGACGTTGGCGCAGTAGCAGTCATCACTGCTGATGAACAGTTACGAGGTGGTAAAGCGCTGCCTCTCAAGGTGATCGTTGATGAAGCATTGGCCTTGGGCGAGTGTGAAAAAGTCAAAAACGTGATTGTTTATAAACGTACTGGCGGCAATATTCCAATGACTGCGGGTCGTGATTCTTGGATGCACGATGTGGTCGCAAATGAGTCCACTACTTGTGAACCAGAGTGGGTAAGTGCAGAACATCCTTTATTTGTGCTCTACACCTCAGGCTCCACCGGCAAACCAAAAGGCGTGCAACATTCCACTGGCGGTTACCTATTGTGGGCGATTCTGACCATGAAGTGGACTTTTGACATCAAGCCAAGCGATATCTTCTGGTGTACAGCGGATATTGGCTGGGTTACTGGTCACTCATATATTACCTATGGCCCCTTAGCGGTCGGCTGCACTGAAATTGTGTTTGAGGGTGTACCAACTTATCCGAATGCAGGCCGTTTCTGGGACATGATTGCGAAACACCAAGCAACGATTTTCTATACAGCACCGACGGCGATTCGTTCTTTAATCAAGGCCGCTAGCGGAGATGAGTCTATTCATCCTAAGAATTATGATCTTTCTTCACTACGCCTCTTGGGCTCAGTGGGTGAGCCGATCAATCCTGAAGCATGGATGTGGTACTACGAACACGTTGGTGGATCACGCTGTCCGATTGCTGATACTTTCTGGCAAACCGAAACTGGCGGCCACATGATTTCTCCAATGCCTGGTGCAACGCCGATGATTCCTGGTTCATGCACCTTACCATTGCCTGGCATCATGGCTGCGATTGTTGATGAAGCAGGTCACGACGTGCCTAATGGCAGTGGCGGTATCTTGGTAGTCAAACGCCCATGGCCCTCCATGATTCGAACGATTTGGAATGATGCTGACCGTTTCGTGAAGTCGTATTTCCCAGAAGAGCTGGGCGGCACTCTGTATCTCGCTGGTGACGGTGCGATTCGTAATAAAGATACGGGCTACTTCACCATCACTGGTCGTATCGATGATGTCTTGAACGTTTCCGGACACCGCATGGGTACAATGGAAATCGAATCTTGCTTAGTAGCCAATCCATTGGTTGCTGAGGCCGCTGTAGTAGGTCGTCCTGATGATATGACTGGTGAAGCAATTTGTGCTTTCGTAGTTCTCAAAGGGGGCAGACCAACTGGCGATGAAGCCAAGAAGATCGCAACCGAATTGCGTAACTGGGTTGGTAAGGAGATTGGGCCAATCGCAAAACCAAAAGATGTTCGCTTTGGTGACAACTTGCCTAAGACCCGTTCCGGCAAGATTATGCGACGCCTCTTGCGTGTCATTGCTAAAGGTGAGGAGGTCACTCAAGACACTTCCACCCTTGAGAATCCAGCGATTCTGGACCAACTCAAGCAGTCCTTATAA